ACGGCAGTCTAATCAACAACCAAAGAATTTACCAAGAGTCTCAACCCCTCCATAACGGCGATGTCATCACCATTGGAAACTATAGCATTACCATCGCTTGGGGAATGCCTCCCACCATCATCGCCCAAAGTCCATCGACTATTTTAAACCCCACATCTCCACCAAACTATCGAGCCTCTACCATAATTTTTGATCCCGAAACAGACTTAATCCAAACCGCCCCAGACACACCCCCTAACCC
The Cyanobacterium stanieri LEGE 03274 genome window above contains:
- a CDS encoding FHA domain-containing protein; the encoded protein is MEIQLITQNPITEEQEEQSFTLPIVIGRDQSQLPTIIDHLPSTPITLLDSENLISRFHAIIKESNQQIIIEDKSSNGSLINNQRIYQESQPLHNGDVITIGNYSITIAWGMPPTIIAQSPSTILNPTSPPNYRASTIIFDPETDLIQTAPDTPPNP